The proteins below are encoded in one region of Paenisporosarcina cavernae:
- a CDS encoding MGMT family protein, producing MQPFTETVVKILKEIPPGYVTTYGQIAKMAGSPRAARQVVRILHTLSEKHNLPWHRIVNSRGEIAIKSLEDATVQRRLLEKENVEFLPDGRVNLSKFQREKEENK from the coding sequence ATCCAACCCTTTACTGAGACCGTAGTGAAAATTTTAAAGGAGATACCACCTGGTTATGTAACAACTTACGGACAAATTGCCAAAATGGCGGGAAGTCCACGAGCTGCTAGACAAGTAGTAAGAATCCTTCATACTTTAAGCGAAAAACACAATCTTCCTTGGCACAGAATAGTAAATTCTCGCGGAGAAATAGCGATAAAATCACTGGAAGATGCAACGGTTCAGCGTCGGCTATTAGAGAAAGAGAACGTTGAATTTTTACCAGATGGACGAGTAAATCTCTCGAAATTCCAACGTGAAAAGGAGGAAAACAAATGA
- a CDS encoding DUF6509 family protein, with product MMEITQYSVEEIHDPTGIIEGKRYEFLLDIEVDEEDELFQENGVELRAIIGEKDGVYHLVQHFLLDRVTTKILDFELEDEEVEMVVAFCKEVLLQES from the coding sequence ATGATGGAAATTACTCAGTACTCCGTGGAAGAAATTCACGATCCTACAGGGATTATTGAAGGGAAACGCTACGAGTTTTTATTAGATATTGAAGTGGATGAAGAAGATGAGCTTTTCCAAGAAAACGGAGTGGAACTTCGCGCAATCATTGGAGAAAAAGATGGCGTATATCACTTAGTTCAACACTTTTTGTTAGATCGAGTTACGACGAAAATACTCGATTTTGAGTTAGAGGATGAAGAAGTGGAAATGGTTGTAGCTTTTTGCAAAGAAGTTCTGCTTCAAGAGAGTTAA
- a CDS encoding GGDEF domain-containing protein, which translates to MQGYDYFFQDLFVFNASFVGLTLIASYLTKKYGMVHWITIVSLLLLYSMLFSHFLFNPYFGIVFFNIPFIMAPIIIVKIYYDRRIMYMFIAFVFTVTQISYFVLSDFRLNTFLVVAYLGISLLVILLPSTKQRWLDACILYAASFGITVLCVALSNVFEIRLLTVEMIIWFLNFFTLLWISHYIVPELLRYVENTFTEAELERDSLTGAYNRYSLKKHLEAITIQHLNHAKFPFSILFLDINLFKQINDDYGHLVGDIYLKTFVEKIQGNIRQEDQLFRYGGDEFIIFTKLTDDELNHLLMRLEKEVQGQTFSTDNHILTLHYSIGVASYPKDGSLVQEIVKIADQRMYKNKRKNRGLSYHEKQNVSETSND; encoded by the coding sequence ATGCAGGGATATGATTATTTCTTCCAAGATTTATTCGTTTTCAATGCGTCGTTTGTTGGACTTACACTAATCGCATCTTATCTAACGAAAAAATATGGAATGGTACATTGGATTACCATTGTCTCATTGCTGCTACTCTATTCCATGCTATTTTCTCACTTCTTGTTCAACCCATATTTTGGTATCGTTTTTTTCAATATTCCTTTCATAATGGCTCCAATTATTATTGTGAAAATCTATTATGATCGACGTATTATGTATATGTTTATCGCGTTTGTGTTCACGGTAACGCAAATCAGTTATTTTGTGCTAAGCGATTTTCGGCTGAATACATTTTTGGTAGTAGCGTATTTAGGAATCTCCCTGTTGGTCATCCTTTTGCCATCAACAAAACAGAGATGGTTGGATGCATGTATCTTGTATGCAGCATCATTTGGAATAACAGTGCTATGCGTAGCTTTATCTAATGTTTTTGAAATTAGACTTTTGACAGTTGAAATGATTATTTGGTTCCTAAACTTTTTCACCTTATTATGGATATCCCATTATATAGTTCCAGAACTGCTTCGCTATGTAGAGAATACCTTTACGGAAGCAGAACTAGAACGAGATTCTTTAACTGGTGCATATAATCGGTATAGTTTAAAAAAGCATTTAGAAGCGATAACGATTCAACATTTAAACCATGCGAAATTTCCTTTTTCGATCCTTTTTTTAGATATTAATTTGTTTAAGCAAATTAATGATGATTATGGACATCTTGTAGGAGACATATATTTAAAAACATTTGTAGAGAAGATTCAAGGCAATATTCGGCAAGAAGATCAGCTATTTCGATATGGTGGAGACGAGTTCATTATTTTCACCAAGCTGACTGATGATGAACTCAACCATCTATTGATGAGATTAGAAAAAGAAGTACAGGGACAGACCTTTTCTACTGATAATCACATCTTGACTCTCCATTATTCTATTGGTGTAGCAAGTTATCCAAAAGATGGATCATTGGTGCAAGAAATCGTGAAAATTGCAGATCAACGAATGTACAAAAACAAGCGAAAAAATCGTGGATTGTCATATCATGAAAAACAAAACGTAAGTGAGACTTCGAACGATTGA
- a CDS encoding glycoside hydrolase family 13 protein: MESNWWKKSVVYQIYPRSFNDSNGDGIGDLPGIIEKLDYLQKLGIDVLWLSPIFDSPNDDNGYDIRNYETIMDEFGTMEDVELLISEAKKRGIHLVMDLVVNHTSDEHEWFAEAKKSKDNAYRDYYIWREGEGSNPPNNWGSFFSGSAWEWNEPTQDYYLHLFSKKQPDLNWESDSLRKAVYEMMHFWLNKGVAGFRMDVINLISKHPALPNGPVHPGQLFGDGSPYYMNGPKIHDYMQEMHQEVLSRGDILTVGECPGATTEDAALFSDPNRNELSMIFTFEHMSLDSGPYEKWDLRALHLPKLKKNFRKWQTELHGKGWNSLYWNNHDQPRIVSRFGNDTDYRVESAKMLATCLHFMQGTPYIYQGEEIGMTNVVFESIEDYQDLETRRMYDEKMANGAVHEDVMQSIYVKGRDNARTPMQWDDTAEAGFTTGTPWLKVNPNYKTINVQEALASPNSIFAYYQSLIQLRKELDILTEGSFVLLLPDDEEIFAYQRHWQEEMLTVYCNFSASTRDISCVHENESDVVIKNYETLEWHDNTLTLRPFEAVIFKFNKNA; the protein is encoded by the coding sequence TTGGAATCGAATTGGTGGAAAAAGAGTGTTGTGTATCAAATCTATCCACGTAGTTTTAATGACTCAAATGGGGATGGAATAGGCGATTTGCCAGGTATTATAGAGAAGTTAGATTATTTGCAGAAGTTAGGGATAGATGTCCTTTGGTTAAGTCCTATTTTCGATTCACCCAATGATGACAATGGCTATGATATTCGCAACTACGAAACGATTATGGATGAATTTGGGACGATGGAAGATGTGGAATTGCTCATTTCGGAAGCGAAAAAAAGAGGAATTCATCTTGTCATGGATTTAGTTGTAAACCATACTTCGGATGAGCATGAATGGTTTGCGGAGGCTAAAAAGTCGAAGGACAATGCGTATCGAGATTATTACATATGGCGAGAAGGAGAAGGAAGTAACCCTCCAAATAACTGGGGATCCTTTTTTAGTGGTTCGGCATGGGAATGGAATGAGCCTACCCAAGATTATTATTTGCATTTGTTTTCCAAGAAGCAACCTGATTTGAACTGGGAATCAGATTCTCTTCGTAAAGCTGTCTATGAAATGATGCATTTTTGGTTAAATAAAGGTGTAGCAGGCTTCCGGATGGATGTAATCAACTTAATTTCTAAACACCCTGCCTTACCAAATGGCCCGGTACATCCAGGGCAGTTGTTCGGAGACGGATCTCCTTATTACATGAATGGTCCGAAAATTCACGATTATATGCAAGAAATGCACCAAGAAGTACTTTCTCGTGGAGATATATTGACGGTCGGAGAATGTCCAGGTGCGACGACAGAAGACGCGGCACTATTTTCTGATCCAAATCGCAATGAATTATCCATGATATTTACGTTTGAGCATATGAGTTTAGACAGTGGTCCTTATGAAAAGTGGGATTTGCGCGCTCTTCATTTACCGAAGTTGAAAAAGAATTTCCGAAAATGGCAAACCGAGCTACATGGCAAAGGGTGGAACAGTTTGTACTGGAACAACCATGATCAACCACGAATTGTTTCACGGTTTGGAAATGATACAGACTACCGAGTAGAGTCCGCGAAAATGTTGGCGACGTGTTTACATTTCATGCAAGGTACTCCCTACATTTACCAAGGAGAAGAAATTGGTATGACGAATGTGGTGTTTGAATCCATTGAAGACTATCAAGATTTAGAAACACGTCGAATGTATGATGAGAAAATGGCAAACGGGGCAGTGCATGAAGATGTCATGCAATCGATTTACGTGAAAGGTCGTGACAATGCACGGACGCCAATGCAATGGGATGATACAGCCGAGGCTGGATTTACGACAGGAACACCTTGGTTAAAAGTGAATCCAAATTATAAAACAATCAATGTACAGGAAGCCCTTGCTTCACCGAATTCTATTTTTGCTTATTATCAAAGCCTTATTCAATTACGTAAAGAATTGGACATCTTAACAGAAGGATCTTTTGTACTCTTACTACCAGATGACGAAGAAATTTTCGCTTATCAACGTCACTGGCAGGAAGAAATGTTGACAGTGTATTGTAATTTTAGTGCGTCTACACGAGACATTTCTTGTGTGCACGAAAACGAATCAGATGTTGTCATAAAAAATTACGAAACTCTTGAATGGCATGATAATACGCTAACTTTACGACCTTTTGAGGCGGTCATCTTTAAATTCAATAAGAATGCATGA
- a CDS encoding ROK family protein — MKKVLGVDIGGTKIRMGIVDADGTVHVDETIPTITPLYPYLEEQVLSMMARYPEISAIGIGTRGMVDAENGIITFETATLPGWQGTHVKSQLEKATGLRVEVNNDANCAALAEATIGAAKGIRRVVCLTVGTGLGGGFVFDNIVMNGAHGGAGEVGHMTLYPRGYACTCGRLGCNEQYVSGTALNRMIAEKNLLDSNGILMKSHDLFDSAKAGDEVAKSIISTFVSDFASVISTIQAALDMDVVVIGGGVADSSEYWWNDLLEALQPLLLKPLELKKAVFGNEAGMLGAAMLVQENVTVKA; from the coding sequence GTGAAAAAAGTTCTTGGAGTGGATATCGGGGGAACGAAAATTCGCATGGGTATCGTGGATGCAGATGGTACCGTTCATGTGGATGAAACAATCCCGACGATAACTCCGTTGTATCCTTATTTAGAAGAACAAGTTCTTTCTATGATGGCAAGATATCCGGAAATTTCTGCTATAGGGATTGGTACTCGCGGTATGGTAGACGCGGAAAACGGCATTATCACATTTGAAACTGCCACTCTACCTGGTTGGCAAGGCACTCATGTAAAGTCTCAGTTAGAAAAAGCAACGGGACTTCGTGTGGAAGTAAACAATGATGCGAACTGTGCTGCGCTTGCAGAAGCTACGATTGGTGCTGCAAAAGGGATTCGTCGAGTCGTGTGCTTAACAGTAGGCACTGGATTAGGCGGCGGATTTGTTTTTGACAACATCGTGATGAATGGTGCACATGGTGGAGCAGGTGAAGTTGGACATATGACGCTTTATCCGAGAGGATATGCTTGTACGTGTGGTAGACTCGGGTGCAATGAACAATATGTATCGGGCACTGCCTTGAATCGAATGATTGCAGAGAAAAACCTTCTAGATTCAAATGGGATTTTGATGAAGTCACATGATTTATTCGACTCTGCAAAAGCGGGAGATGAAGTGGCGAAGTCTATTATTTCAACGTTTGTAAGTGATTTTGCTTCGGTCATCAGTACGATACAGGCGGCATTAGATATGGACGTAGTAGTGATCGGTGGAGGAGTTGCGGATTCATCGGAATATTGGTGGAATGATCTGCTCGAGGCGCTACAACCATTATTGTTAAAACCACTTGAACTGAAAAAAGCCGTTTTTGGCAATGAAGCAGGCATGCTCGGGGCTGCGATGTTAGTACAAGAAAACGTGACAGTAAAAGCTTAA